Sequence from the Maribacter aquivivus genome:
ATTGACAAAAGGCAAGTATTTATGGTTGCGTAATAATTTTTCGACATTCCTATCACAATTTCTGGACACGTTTACCGTTGTGGGGTTGTTATGTGTCTTCAAAGTATTACCGTGGGAGCTTTTTTTCGGTCTCGTAGTTAGCGGATTTATTTTTAAGATTTTTATAGCATTTCTAGACACCCCTTTTCTCTATTTCTTCGTATATATCATGAGAAAACGTTTTAATCTAAAGCTAAATGAAGAATTGGACTTAGATATTTTGGATTAAAAACAGTAAACAATACAGTGTAAAAATATACTATGGGTAAGAAAATTTTAAAAATTGTAGGTGTATTACTATTATTAATTATAGCAGTTTTAATAGCAGCGCCTTTCTTCTTGGAGGCTAAAATAGGGGAGATTATAAAGAGTAATGTCAACCAGAATGTGAATGCCACATTAGATTTTTCTGAGGCTAACTTAAGTTTGGTCAGTAGTTTTCCGAATGCAGAAGTAGAATTTAAAGATGTTGTGTTATTAAATAAAGCCCCTTTTGAAGGTGATACTTTATTTAAGGCTAGTAGTCTAGATCTGACAATGGGTATTATGCAACTGTTTAAAAGCGAGGGTGATGCTATAGCAATTAATAATATTAATTTAGATGGTGCATTCATTAATGTTGTAGTAGATAAAGAAGAGAATGCAAACTATGATATAGCAAAACCTTCAGAGCCAACTACAGCTGATGAAGAATCTACCTCAACTGATGGTTTTAATTTGGATCTACAATCTTATGAAATTACCAATACTAGAATATATTACACAGATAATTCAACAGGTATAGCCTTTAAATTAGATGATTTTCAGCATAAAGGAACTGGAGATTTATCTTTGGCTACTTCTGAGTTAGATACGCATACAGATGCTTTTATATCCTTAGAGATGGATAGTGTTAACTATTTGAATAAAAACAAGATTAAGTTAGATGCACTTATAGGTATCGATTTAAAGGAGAACAAATATTCTTTTTTGAAGAATGAGGCATTGATCAATCAGTTGCCATTAGTATTTGATGGTTTTATTAAACTAAATGAGACCAGTCAAGAAATAGATTTAACATTTAAGACTCCGTCTTCAGATTTTAAAAACTTCTTAGGGCTGATACCAGAGATTTACTCTAAAGACATTGAAAATGTAACTACTACAGGTGACTTTGCTGTTAATGGTAATTTTAATGGTATTGTTGATGAAACACATATTCCTAAATTTCATGTTGATCTAAAATCAGATAATGCATCGTTCAAGTATCCAGATTTGCCAAAAGCGGTAAGTAATGTATTTTTTGATATTCAGTTAAATAATAAAACGGGTATTGTAGAAGACACCTATGTAGATGTTAATAAAGCTTCTTTTATGATAGATGAAGATAAATTCAATCTTACATCACACGTAACAGAGTTAATGGGTAATACTAAAGTTAAAGCACATATTGATGGTGTTATGAACTTGGCTAATATTTCTAAAGCATACCCTGTACCTGCAGAGTATGATTTAAAAGGATTATTGAAGGCAGATATTACCACTGCTTTTGATATGCAGTCTTTAGAGAAAGAACAATATGAAAAAACAAGCACAACGGGCGATTTAAGTGTAACCAATTTTGAATACAATTCAGATGAATTGGCAAACCCTGTAAAATTCAATGCTGCTCGTTTAACGTTCAACCCTAAGACTGTTACATTAAACCAATTAAATGGTACAACAGGCACCACGGATTTTGATGCTACAGGTACTATAAACAATCTATTAGGGTTTATGTTTAATGATGAAAAAGTTGAGGGAAATTTTAACTTGAAATCTAATTCTTTTGCTTTAAGCGATTTTATGGTTGCTGAAACAGAAGTGCCTGCAACTACAAATGAGGGTAATTCTACTTCTGGTGGAACGGTACAGGAAGAAAAAATTAAAATTCCATCTTTCTTAGATGCGACCATTAATGCAGATGCTAAAAAAGTATTGTATGATGATATTGTGTTAAGTGATGTCAAAGGAGTTTTGAAGATAAAAGATGAAACTGCTACGTTAAGTAATATGACTGCTGGTATGTTTGGAGGTAAAATCGGCTTTAATGGCGATGTGTCTACAAAGAATGAGACACCTACTTTCAATATGAAATTAGATTTAAATCAGCTAGGTATTCAAGAGACATTTGCTTCTGTTGATTTGTTTAAAGCTATAGCTCCTATTGCGAAAATGTTAAAAGGTAAATTAACCTCAGACATTTCCTTATCAGGTAATTTAACCGATGATTTAATGCCAAATTTATTATCATTGACTGGTGAGATGTTTGCTGATTTAATGACAGAAGAAGTGAATACAGAAGAGGCACCTGTATTAAATTCATTAGTTTCCAACTTGAATTTCATCGATTTAAAACAGCTGAACTTAAAAGACTTGAAAACCTCGTTATCTTTTAAAGATGGTATAGTAGTTGTAAAACCTTTTACTTTAAATTATAAGGATATTGCCATAAATGTTGATGGTAGCCATTCGTTTGATCAAAAATTGAATTACAAAGCTACTTTACAAGTACCTGCTAAATATTTAGGTTCAGATATTACAAAATTGATTGCCAAAATTGATGATCCTTCTTTAGCTGATTTAACAATACCTGTTGTCGCTAACATTGGTGGTCTTTACAATAGCCCTAAAGTTACCACTGATATGAGTTCTGGTGTTAAGCAATTAACAACAAAACTTATTGAGGTTGAAAAGCAAAAGCTTATAGCAAAGGGTACTGATAAGGCGAAAGATTTAATTGGGGGGCTAATAAGTGGAAATAAAACTACGACAGATTCTACCAGTCAAAAATCGACCGATACTAAAACAGCTGCTAAGGATATTTTAGGTGGAATCTTATCTACTAAGAAAGATACTGCTTCAGCTACAGCTGTAAAGAAAGATTCTACTCCTGTTAAAACGGAGGAAGCTGTAAAAGAAAAGGCAAAAGATATCTTAGGTGGCCTATTTGGGAAAAAGAAAAAAGATAGTACTAACTAATAGTTAAGCCTACGTAATAACCTTCGCTACCTCTTACATTGAAAACGGTGTTGTCTTCAAAGATGAGGTACTGACCTTTAATACCTTTTAATTTACCCTCAAAAGTTGGTGTTTTGCTTAGGTTCAAGCTTTTTACTTTTGTTGGATACTGTAGCACCGGAAATTCTAATTCAGTTTCTGTATTAGAATCTAAAAAATAGGGTAGTGCCTCTTCAGGTATATATTGCTTTAGTTTATTGCGCCGTTCTTGAAGATTTTCATCGACAACTGTATTGGTAAGCATGGTGCGCCAATTTGTTTTATCACCTACATGGTCTTTTAAGGCAACTTCAGTTATGCCTGCTAAATATCTATTTGGTACTTCTGCAATTTCAATTGCTTCATGCGCACCTTGGTCAATCCACCTGGTTGGTATTTGTCCTTTTCTGGTTACACCCACTTTTACATTGCTTGAATTGGCCAAGTATACAATATGTGGTTGTAATTGTACCTTTTTTTCATAAGCTAAATCTCGGTCTTCTTGATCTAAATGCGCTTTGCTTAATTCGGGTCTCATTATCCAATCTCCGGCAGATGGTATTTCAAAAAAACATGTTTTACAAAAACCTTGTCTGTAAATGGGGCGGTCATTACCACAATTTAGACATTGATGTTTAATGAATTCTATTTTTAGTGTTTTGTCTAGAATTTGATTTACATTCAAAAAGTCAGATTCGAACAACATATAATATTGAATCGGACTTCCTATTTCTGTCTGCATTTTTCTAAGTACTCCCTCGTATTGCATTTAAATCTTGCTTATTGAATTATCATTTGAGAATGATAGCTAGATGCGCTATTTTTAACAATACAAAGATACCTATAAATGCCAATTACTCTATTTAATTCAATTGCCTCTTGGTTGCTAAAAAAGCGGTACCATCAAATCGAGCTTTTTTTAAAGTATCCTGATGAGGTTCAAGAAGAGGTTTTGCTTCAGTTGCTTGAATTTGCGGAAGATACTGAGGTTGGTAGAACCTATGATTTTGAGTCGATAAAATCGTACAATGATTTTAAAGAACGGTTACCTATAGTTTCCTACGAAGAGATTCAACCAATTATAGAACGTACAAGAAGAGGTGAGCAAAATCTATTTTGGCCTACCAAAGTAAAATTATTCGCTAAAAGTAGCGGAACAACAGATGCCAAAAGTAAATTTATACCTGTTAGTGGCGAGGCATTAGAAGATTGTCATTATAAGTCTAGTAAAGATTTATTATGCCTTTATTTAAATAATAACGAAAACTCACAGCTATTTACGGGAAAGAGTTTAAGACTAGGCGGTAGTAAAGAGCTCTATGAGGATAATGGATCATTGTTTGGAGACTTATCTGCAATTTTAATAGATAATATGCCGTTGTGGGCAGAGTACAGTAGCACGCCTAGTAATAAGGTTTCATTAATGAGTGAGTGGGAGAGTAAGCTTATGGCTATCATTCATGAAAGTGTTCAGGAAAATGTTACGAGTTTGGCCGGTGTACCTTCTTGGATGCTGGTATTATTGAATAAAGTACTTGAAGAAACTGGTAAAGAGCATCTCTTTCAGGTTTGGGAAAACCTAGAGGTATACTTTCATGGTGGTGTAAACTTTAACCCTTATAAAGAGCAATACAAAAAGATACTTCCACATAGTAATTTTAGGTACTACGAAATTTATAACGCTTCTGAAGGCTTCTTTGCTATTCAAGATAGAAATGGAGCTGATGATTTACTGCTGATGTTAGACTACGGTATTTTCTATGAGTTTATCCCGATGGATGTTTATGGCGCTTTTAACGAAGAGGCAATCCCCTTGTGGAGCGTAGAGTTAGGTAAGAATTATGCCATAATTATTACTACGAACTCAGGATTGTGGAGGTATAAAATTGGAGATACAGTTCGGTTTACTTCTAAAAGTCCGTATAGAATTAAAGTCACAGGTCGTACCAAACATCATATAAATGTATTTGGCGAAGAGCTTATTATAGAGAATGCTGAAGAAGCTTTAAAAATAGCTTGTGCTAAAACGGAAGCCGAAATAATGGACTATACTGCCGGGCCCGTTTTTATGGAGGGTAAAGAAAAAGGTGCGCACGAGTGGATTATGGAGTTTAGAACATTACCAGAAGATTTTGGTGCTTTTGTAGAGATATTTGATAATGCATTAAAATCACTCAACTCAGATTATGAAGCTAAGAGATTAAACAATATTACCCTAAATGCGCCATTAGTACACATAGCACGTAAGAATTTATTTTATGATTGGCTGAAATCAAATGATAAGCTTGGTGGGCAGCATAAAATTCCGAGATTGTCAAATAAGAGAGATTATTTAGAAGAACTTTTGCGAATGAACAAGTAAATAACTCTATTCACACTAATTATTAGCCTAATCACAACAAACTTTTATGAATTCTTAGTAGTAGTTATACCTTTGTCCTAATTAATGTAGTTTTTGCCTTACGCCATCTTTGTAGTTGTTTTTGTCTTACTTTATTTACGATAAAATGGACTACACCGATATTTTTAAACGTGTAAACAATTAAATGGTTGCAAGTGTAGTTATTATTTCAACTTGCAGAAGTAAAACTTAACCAAAACTATAAATACTATTATTATGGCAGATAAATTAGTAATCGTTTCCGACATGTGGGGCGCTAAGAAAGGACTATGGATTACTTCATACTTAGGGTATCTACAACAGTATTTTGATATAACTTTTTATGATAGTCAACAACTGGCTAATTTAGATATTCTGGTTCAAACAGAAGAGAACGTACATAATGCTTTTATAGAAGGTGGTACAGATACTGCTGCTGCACATTTATTAAAAAAAGAAACGGAAGCTTGTTATTATCTTGCTTTTAGTACTGGGGCTACCATAGTTTGGGAGGCTGCCAAGAAAGGTTTACCTGTTAAGTCCTTATACGGTGTTTCTCCAACAAGAATTCGTAGAACTAATGATAAACCTAATGTGCCTTTTAATTTGGTATATGGTGCTAACGATGCGTTTAAGCCAAGTGAAGAATGGGCAAGTAACTTAGGGGTAGATATGGAAGTATTATCTAATTACGGACATACATTATACACAGATGAGAAAATCATTCAAAAAGTATGTATGGATTTATTACAAGAAGTAACGCAAATTACACCACAGATTAAAAAAGTGGTTTGAAAATAAAATAAAAAGTAAAACATAAAAAAAGCGAAGATTTAAATCTTCGCTTTTTTTATGTTCAATAATTTAATAAGTATTATGAAACTGCCTTCAGTTTTTTAATGGTATCGTGAGATAGCATTTCTTCGGCATATGGTTTTGTTACTTTGAAGTTCGTATCACTTGTACTTGGCATCTCAAACATTGCATCAGTAAAAATGGCTTCGCATAAAGATCTTAACCCTCTTGCCCCAAGTTTATACTCAATTGCTTTTTCAACAATATAATCTAAAGCTTGGTCTGTAATGGTGAAAGTAATATCATCCATTGCAAACAACTTCTCGTATTGTTTTATAATCGCATTCTTAGGTTCGGTTAAGATAGCTCTTAATGTCTTCTTGTCTAACGGATTCATATGTGTTAGAACAGGAAGTCTACCAATAATCTCAGGTATAAGTCCAAAATCTTTTAAATCTCTTGGTATGATATATTGTAATAAATTACTATCATCTAAAAAGCTATCAGATTTAGAAGCGCTATACCCAACAGCTTGCATATTCAAACGTTTTGTAATAGCACGCTCGATACCGTCAAAGGCTCCACCGGCAATAAATAAGATGTTTTCAGTATTTACTTCAATAAATTTCTGGTCTGGGTGCTTTCTTCCTCCTTTTGGTGGAACATTTACTACAGTACCTTCCAATAATTTTAGAAGACCTTGTTGCACTCCTTCACCAGATACATCTCTTGTGATTGAAGGGTTATCACCCTTACGTGCAATTTTATCGATTTCATCAATAAAAACAATACCTCTTTCAGCTTTTTCAAGATTGTAATCTGCCGCTTGTAAAAGACGGGTAAGAATACTCTCTACATCTTCACCAACATAACCAGCTTCAGTTAATACAGTAGCATCAACTATCGCCAAAGGTACATTAAGTAATTTGGCAATGGTCTTGGCCATAAGGGTCTTACCGGTACCGGTTTGCCCTACCATAATAATATTACTTTTTTGAATCTCTATGTCATCTTCTGTAGATGAAGGTTGTAATAATCTTTTGTAGTGATTGTAAACCGCAACAGACATTACTTTTTTAGTACGCTCTTGTCCTATAATAAAAGTGTCTAAAAATTCCTTAATCTCTTGAGGTTTCTTTAAAACAAGTTCAGAAGAAAGATCGTTAGTCTTTGTCTGTTTTGATTCTTCGGCAACAATACCGTGAGCTTGCTCAATACAGCGGTCACAAATATGCGCATCTAACCCAGCAATCAATAAATTGGTTTCTGGCTTTTTTCTACCGCAAAATGAACACTCTAAATTTTCCTTTGCCATTATCTATCTTCTCTATTCTATTCCTTAACGATCAAAAATCGTTTTTGGTTTAAAATTCATTAATTTATTTGATTCAATTAGTCGGACTTACTTCTTCTCCCTTACCAATATTTCATCAATCATACCGTATTTAAGAGCTTCATCGGCTTTCATCCAGTAATCACGGTCACTATCTTCACGAACTTTCTCAATACCAGTACTAGAGTGTTCTGCTATGATTTGATATAATTCTTCTTTTAACTTCAATATCTCTCTAGCTGTAATTTCAATATCACTAGCTTGTCCTTGAGCACCTCCCATTGGTTGGTGAATCATAACACGAGAGTGTTGTAGACCACTACGTTTTCCTTTTTCGCCTGCGCATAAAAGTACTGCACCCATAGAGGCTGCCATACCTGTACAAATAGTAGCAACGTCTGGTGTAATGAACTGCATAGTATCATAAATACCTAAACCTGCATATACACTACCACCTGGTGAGTTAATGTAAATTTGAATATCCTTTTTAGCATCAACACTTGCTAAAAACAATAGTTGTGCTTGAATAATATTGGCTACTTGGTCATTAATACCTGTGCCCATAAAAATGATGCGGTCCATCATTAAACGTGAATAAACGTCCATTGCAACAATGTTCATAGAACGTTCTTCAATAATGTTTGGCGTCATGTTCGTTGGGTACATGCTGCTCATTATAGAGTCGTAGTAAGTGCTGCTAATGCCTTGATCGTTTATAGCGAAATTCTTGAATTCTTTTCCGTAATCCATAAATTGTATGTCTATATTTTAGAGTAAAAAAAGGTGCCGAAAATTTTATTTCCGGCACCGTAAAGATACTTAATTTATTGTTTGGAATTTATCCGTAAACTTCTTTCACGAAATTTTCATAGGTAACTTCCTTTGTCTTAAGATTTGCCTTTTCTTTGTAAAGATTCAATAATTTTTGACTCATCAATTGTTCTGATAGTCTTTTTACTTCATCTTGGTTACCAAGAACTCTTGCAGCAAT
This genomic interval carries:
- a CDS encoding AsmA-like C-terminal region-containing protein; the encoded protein is MGKKILKIVGVLLLLIIAVLIAAPFFLEAKIGEIIKSNVNQNVNATLDFSEANLSLVSSFPNAEVEFKDVVLLNKAPFEGDTLFKASSLDLTMGIMQLFKSEGDAIAINNINLDGAFINVVVDKEENANYDIAKPSEPTTADEESTSTDGFNLDLQSYEITNTRIYYTDNSTGIAFKLDDFQHKGTGDLSLATSELDTHTDAFISLEMDSVNYLNKNKIKLDALIGIDLKENKYSFLKNEALINQLPLVFDGFIKLNETSQEIDLTFKTPSSDFKNFLGLIPEIYSKDIENVTTTGDFAVNGNFNGIVDETHIPKFHVDLKSDNASFKYPDLPKAVSNVFFDIQLNNKTGIVEDTYVDVNKASFMIDEDKFNLTSHVTELMGNTKVKAHIDGVMNLANISKAYPVPAEYDLKGLLKADITTAFDMQSLEKEQYEKTSTTGDLSVTNFEYNSDELANPVKFNAARLTFNPKTVTLNQLNGTTGTTDFDATGTINNLLGFMFNDEKVEGNFNLKSNSFALSDFMVAETEVPATTNEGNSTSGGTVQEEKIKIPSFLDATINADAKKVLYDDIVLSDVKGVLKIKDETATLSNMTAGMFGGKIGFNGDVSTKNETPTFNMKLDLNQLGIQETFASVDLFKAIAPIAKMLKGKLTSDISLSGNLTDDLMPNLLSLTGEMFADLMTEEVNTEEAPVLNSLVSNLNFIDLKQLNLKDLKTSLSFKDGIVVVKPFTLNYKDIAINVDGSHSFDQKLNYKATLQVPAKYLGSDITKLIAKIDDPSLADLTIPVVANIGGLYNSPKVTTDMSSGVKQLTTKLIEVEKQKLIAKGTDKAKDLIGGLISGNKTTTDSTSQKSTDTKTAAKDILGGILSTKKDTASATAVKKDSTPVKTEEAVKEKAKDILGGLFGKKKKDSTN
- a CDS encoding DUF2797 domain-containing protein; this encodes MQYEGVLRKMQTEIGSPIQYYMLFESDFLNVNQILDKTLKIEFIKHQCLNCGNDRPIYRQGFCKTCFFEIPSAGDWIMRPELSKAHLDQEDRDLAYEKKVQLQPHIVYLANSSNVKVGVTRKGQIPTRWIDQGAHEAIEIAEVPNRYLAGITEVALKDHVGDKTNWRTMLTNTVVDENLQERRNKLKQYIPEEALPYFLDSNTETELEFPVLQYPTKVKSLNLSKTPTFEGKLKGIKGQYLIFEDNTVFNVRGSEGYYVGLTIS
- a CDS encoding GH3 auxin-responsive promoter family protein translates to MPITLFNSIASWLLKKRYHQIELFLKYPDEVQEEVLLQLLEFAEDTEVGRTYDFESIKSYNDFKERLPIVSYEEIQPIIERTRRGEQNLFWPTKVKLFAKSSGTTDAKSKFIPVSGEALEDCHYKSSKDLLCLYLNNNENSQLFTGKSLRLGGSKELYEDNGSLFGDLSAILIDNMPLWAEYSSTPSNKVSLMSEWESKLMAIIHESVQENVTSLAGVPSWMLVLLNKVLEETGKEHLFQVWENLEVYFHGGVNFNPYKEQYKKILPHSNFRYYEIYNASEGFFAIQDRNGADDLLLMLDYGIFYEFIPMDVYGAFNEEAIPLWSVELGKNYAIIITTNSGLWRYKIGDTVRFTSKSPYRIKVTGRTKHHINVFGEELIIENAEEALKIACAKTEAEIMDYTAGPVFMEGKEKGAHEWIMEFRTLPEDFGAFVEIFDNALKSLNSDYEAKRLNNITLNAPLVHIARKNLFYDWLKSNDKLGGQHKIPRLSNKRDYLEELLRMNK
- the clpX gene encoding ATP-dependent Clp protease ATP-binding subunit ClpX encodes the protein MAKENLECSFCGRKKPETNLLIAGLDAHICDRCIEQAHGIVAEESKQTKTNDLSSELVLKKPQEIKEFLDTFIIGQERTKKVMSVAVYNHYKRLLQPSSTEDDIEIQKSNIIMVGQTGTGKTLMAKTIAKLLNVPLAIVDATVLTEAGYVGEDVESILTRLLQAADYNLEKAERGIVFIDEIDKIARKGDNPSITRDVSGEGVQQGLLKLLEGTVVNVPPKGGRKHPDQKFIEVNTENILFIAGGAFDGIERAITKRLNMQAVGYSASKSDSFLDDSNLLQYIIPRDLKDFGLIPEIIGRLPVLTHMNPLDKKTLRAILTEPKNAIIKQYEKLFAMDDITFTITDQALDYIVEKAIEYKLGARGLRSLCEAIFTDAMFEMPSTSDTNFKVTKPYAEEMLSHDTIKKLKAVS
- the clpP gene encoding ATP-dependent Clp endopeptidase proteolytic subunit ClpP yields the protein MDYGKEFKNFAINDQGISSTYYDSIMSSMYPTNMTPNIIEERSMNIVAMDVYSRLMMDRIIFMGTGINDQVANIIQAQLLFLASVDAKKDIQIYINSPGGSVYAGLGIYDTMQFITPDVATICTGMAASMGAVLLCAGEKGKRSGLQHSRVMIHQPMGGAQGQASDIEITAREILKLKEELYQIIAEHSSTGIEKVREDSDRDYWMKADEALKYGMIDEILVREKK